In Helianthus annuus cultivar XRQ/B chromosome 8, HanXRQr2.0-SUNRISE, whole genome shotgun sequence, a single genomic region encodes these proteins:
- the LOC110873514 gene encoding F-box protein SKP2B, with protein MKGGELEVCFERLMMVGGGRVNIISDWNEIPMELLLRIVSLLDDRTVIVASAVCCGWRDAICLGVTHLSLSWCKNNMNNMVLSLAPKFKNLRGLILRQDKPQLLDNAVEVIANNCHDLEDLDLSKSFKLSDRSLYALAHGCQNLIKLNISGCSSFSDNALAYLTSYCKKLKILNLCGCVKAASDKALKAIGYNCSQLQSLVLGWCEEVGDDGVTSLAHGCHDLRALDLCGCVLITDESVIALANNCPHLRSLGLYYCQNITDQAIYALAHSRATNKHQAWGSVRTRDEEGSGLMNLNISQCTALTPPAVQALCDSFPALHTCPGRHSLIISGCLNLTSVHCACAFQAHRVDHTLPHHAY; from the exons ATGAAAGGTGGTGAACTAGAGGTGTGTTTTGAGAGGTTGATGATGGTGGGAGGTGGTAGGGTTAATATTATTAGTGATTGGAATGAGATTCCAATGGAGCTTTTGTTGAGGATTGTGTCTTTGTTGGATGATCGGACGGTCATAGTTGCTTCTGCTGTTTGTTGTGGATGGAGAGATGCTATTTGTTTGGGAGTTACTCATCTTTCATTGTCTTG GTGCAAAAACAACATGAACAATATGGTCCTTTCTCTTGCTCCCAAGTTCAAAAACTTAAGGGGTTTGATCCTTCGGCAAGATAAACCACAATTACTTGATAATGCAGTTGAAGTGATTGCAAATAATTGCCATGATTTAGAGGACCTTGACCTCAGCAAGAGCTTCAAACTTAGTGATCGATCTTTATATGCTTTGGCACATGGTTGTCAAAATCTTATTAAGCTCAACATTAGCGGTTGTTCTTCGTTTAGCGACAACGCACTTGCATATTTGACTAGTTATTGCAAAAAGTTGAAAATCTTGAATCTTTGTGGATGTGTTAAAGCTGCATCCGACAAGGCCTTGAAG GCGATCGGATACAACTGCAGTCAACTTCAATCACTGGTCCTAGGATGGTGCGAGGAAGTTGGTGATGACGGAGTAACAAGCTTAGCACATGGCTGTCATGATCTTCGTGCACTCGACTTGTGTGGATGTGTTCTTATAACAG ATGAAAGTGTGATAGCCTTAGCAAACAACTGCCCACACCTGAGATCTCTGGGTCTCTATTACTGTCAAAACATCACGGACCAAGCCATATACGCATTGGCTCACAGTCGAGCAACAAACAAGCACCAAGCCTGGGGTTCAGTGAGAACCAGGGATGAAGAAGGGTCTGGGCTCATGAACCTTAACATCAGTCAATGCACCGCCCTAACACCGCCAGCGGTTCAGGCATTATGTGATTCATTTCCAGCACTTCATACTTGCCCAGGTAGACATTCACTGATTATAAGTGGTTGCTTGAATCTAACTTCTGTTCATTGTGCATGTGCTTTCCAAGCACATCGTGTTGACCACACGCTTCCTCATCATGCTTATTAA